The genomic interval GGTGGAGTGCACGCGCCTGGGCCGTGGGCCCTTCGGTGAATTGACGGTGTCGGTCTCCGAGCGGGTGTTGTCCGTGCAGGTGTTCCTCGCGGTGCTCAGCCTGTCGGCGTTGACGGTGGCGGCGGTGGTGTCCGAGCGGCGCCGCGCGGAGACGGCGCAGCGGGTGCTCGCCACGGTGGGCGCGGTGCTGGCCGAGTCTGCGGATTGGCGGGGGACGTTGCCTCGGGTGACGCGGCTGCTGGTGCCCGAGGTGGCGGCGGGCGCGGCCATCTGGTTGCGCGATGGGGGCGGCGTGGTGGAGCGCGTGGCCGCGGAAGGGTGGACGCCCGCGCGTGAGGCGGGGCTGCGCGGGTGGTTCCCTCCGCTGCCTTCGGAGACACAGTCGTGGGAGGGCGCGGAGGGCTCGGGGGTGCTGGTGCCGCTGCGGGTGCGGGGGATGGAGGTGGGGGCGCTGGCCATGGCGCAGGAGCGGGGGGCTCGGACGCGCAAGGAGCAGGTGCTCGCGGAGGATGTGGCGCGGCGGTGCTCGATGGCGCTGGAGAACGCCCGGCTCCTGGAGGAGGCGCGCGCGGCCATCGCCGTTCGCGAGGACTTCATCTCCGTGGCGGCCCATGAGTTGCGCACGCCGCTGGCCACGCTCGCGTTGCGAGTGCAGGGGTTGATGGGGTTGTTGGTCCGGCGGGCGGGAGTGGACCGCTTCGTGCTGGAGCGGCTGGAGGCCATTGCGCGGCAGGGGCGTCGGCTGACGCGGCTGGTGGACAACGTGCTGGATGTCAGCCTGTTCAAGACGGGAGGGCTCGAGCTCGAACGCGAGTGGGTGGACCTCACCGGGCTGGTGGAGGAGTTGATGACGCGCTACTCGGCCGAGGCGATACGCTCCGGCAGCACGCTGCGGCTGACGACCTCGGGAGGACAGGTGCGCGGGTGGTTGGACCGGGTGCGCGTGGAGCAGGCGCTCTCCAACCTGTTGGCCAACGCGCTCAAGTTCGGCGCGGGAGCGGAGGTGGACGTGGCGCTGAGCCAGGTGGGGCGGCGCGCGCGGGTGGTGGTGACGGACCGGGGCATCGGCATTCCGGCGGAGGCCCGGGAGCGCATCTTCGTGCCCTTCGAGCGCGCGGTCTCCTCGCACGAGTATGGAGGGCTGGGATTGGGGCTCTACCTCACGCGGCGCATCGCCGAGGCGCATGGCGGCTCCATCCAGGTCACGAGCACGGAGGGGGCCGGGGCTTCGTTCGTGCTGGAGCTCCCGGTGGAGCCGGGGCGGGTGCTCCAGGGGGCGGACTCGGACTCACTGCCTCGGGCTGGCGCTTGAGCGGCGGGCCGCTGGGGAACGGGGCTCGTGGCCGTGCTATGCACGGCGCCGATGTCGACCCTGGATGGACGACCCGAGCAGCTGTCTGGCGCCGTGGCGCCGCGCCGCAAGTCGTGGCGCTTGAAGGTGCTGCTCGCGGGGGTGGTGCTGCTGCTCGGCTTCGGCGTGTACGAGTACGTCACGTTGCCGGAGGCCGCGTCGCTGGAGCGCGAGAATCCGAAGACGACGGCGCTCATGGAGCAGCGCGCCGAGGAGGCTCGCGAGGCGGGCAAGAAGGTGCGCCGCCGTCAGCACTGGGTCTCGCTGTCCGCCGTCTCGAAGAACGTGGTGGCCGCCGTGCTGGTATCCGAGGACGCGGGCTTCTACGGACACGAGGGGCTGGACACGACGGAGGTGCGCCGGGCGCTGGAGGAGGCGTGGGAGAAGGGGAAGCTGGGGCGAGGGGCCTCGACCATCACCCAGCAGCTCGCGAAGAACCTCTGGCTGTCCACGGACCGGAGCTTGTTCCGCAAGGCGAAGGAGCTGGTGCTCGCGCGGAGGTTGGAGGACGCGCTCACGAAGAAGCGCATCCTCGCGGTGTATCTCAACGTCGTCGAGTGGGGGAACGGCGTCTATGGCGTCGAAGCGGGGGCTCGCGAGCACTTCGGTGTGTCCGCGTCGCAGGTGACGGTCGCGCAAGGCGCCATCCTCGCCGCGATGTTGCCGGCGCCCCGGAAGCGCTCGCCGTCCTCGGGTTCACGCGCCTTGTGGAAGCGTGCCCACTGGATTGTGGACCAGCTCGAGTCGGTGGGCCGCATCTCCAGCGCCGAGGCCAGTGCCGCGCGAGGAGACATCGACCGGCTCCTGGGTCGCACTCCGGCCGCCAGCGCGGAAGCATCCGAAGAGGAGGGGGGCGACGACACGTAGGGAGGCCTCGCTCCTTGTCATCACCCCTTCGCGGGTCGAGACTTGACGGGGCGGTGAATCAGCTTCCGCTCGAGGAGTTCGAGGTCCATGGCCGCCGTGGGTGAGACAGGAAGTGACGACGAGCGGGCCCGTGCGTTGGAGTTGCTGCGCCGGTTCGGTTGGAACGCCACGTCCTTCCAGGTGTTGATGCCGGGCTTCCGTTATTGGTTCGACCCGGCGGGAGACGCCTTCGTCGCCTACGTGGACACGGGCGGAGCCTGGGTCGCGGCGGGTGCGCCCATCACCGCGGAGGCGTCCCTGTCTCGAGCGGTGGAGGGCTTCCGGGACGCGGCGCGCCGCGCGGGCAGGCGTGTGTGCTTCTTCGCCACGGAGCCTCGGTTGACGCAGCGGGCGCCAATGAAGTCGCTCGCCATCGGTGAGCAGCCGGTCTGGGAGCCCTCGCGTTGGGACACGGTGGTGCGTGGCAGCCGGAGCCTGCGAGAGCAGCTTCGCCGCGCGCGTTCGCACGGCGTGGTGGTGCGCGAGATTCACGCGGAGGTGCTGGAGGATGAGTCGCATCCCACGAGTCAGGCGCTGGAGCGGCTGAAGAAGCGTTGGCTCGCGTCGCGCCGCATGGCCCCCATGGGGTTCCTGGTGCGGTTGAGTCCTGACACCTTCGCGCGTGAGCGGCGAGCCTTCGCGGCGGAGGTGAAGGGCGAGCCCGTGGGCTTCCTGCTGGTGTCGCCCGTCTATGCGCGCGATGGCTGGTTCCTCCAGGACCTCTTGCGGGACCCCGAGGCACCCAATGGCACCGCGGAGGCGCTGGTGGACGCGGCCATGCGTGCGGCCGCGGCGGAGGGCCGGCGTTACGTGACGCTGGGGCTGGCGCCGCTGGCGGGGCCGGTGCGTCCATGGCTGCGATTGGCTCGCGCGTGCGGCAGGCCGCTGTTCGACTTCGAGGGTCTGCGCGCCTTCAAGGCGAAGTTCCGCCCGGACAGCTGGGTTCCCCTCTACCTCGCGTATCCCGAGTCCCAGGGCGGGGTGCTGGCCATGTACGACGCGCTTCGCGCCTTCGCGCGCGGCGGTTTGATGCGCTTCGGTCTGGCCACGTTGTTGAGGCGGCCCCGACTCCTGGTGCATGGGCTGGCGGTGTTGCTCGTGCCCTGGACGGCGCTGCTGGCCCTGCCCGCGACGGCGCGCTGGTTTCCTTCCATGCGGGTGCAGTGGGGCTGGGTGTTGTTCGACGTGGCGCTGGCGGTAGGGCTCTTCTCCCTGGTGCGGCGATGGCGGGAGGGGCTGGCCACCGCGCTGGTGGGACTCACCGCCGCGGATGCGTGTCTGACCTTCGTGCAGGCCGCGGCGTACAATGCGCCGCGGGCGCGAGGGCCGGTGGACTGGCTCGTCATCACCGCCGCCATCCTGGCACCCGCGACGGCTTCGGGGTTGCTGCTGCGCGCGAGGGACTTCCGGTTGCCCGCGCGTTAGTGCGTCGCGGAGTCGTGGCTCCCCACCCGCTGCGCGGAGGAGACAGGGGCGATGAAAGACGAGCGCAGGTACTACCTGGGATGTGGCTTCGCCTGGTGGGTGATTCACATCTTCTTCCGCCCCTTTGAAAGCGCGGAGCCGGCGGAGCTGGGCTCGGTGGCGGAC from Myxococcus stipitatus carries:
- a CDS encoding MASE1 domain-containing protein; amino-acid sequence: MSLTLGRAGWERAVLLAVSFEALKVISAHFVFPPFSGAILWLPAGMTLAFLLRSPRSMWPTLLFAVFAVEVCSELAMGRPWGLAMTWAAGNTLRTWLGAALMRRWPGGDVRFRRVQDVTGLLFLGAAIGVLPSATLGALGATKWLGLVAFWREWLVWWLSDALGTVLVAPLVLTWWPSGKRTSPPRRRLESYVLLSLVFGMGVLVFHRETPSGSAAVSTTLPYAAFPLVIAAALRLGARGAASASAVMSAVAVECTRLGRGPFGELTVSVSERVLSVQVFLAVLSLSALTVAAVVSERRRAETAQRVLATVGAVLAESADWRGTLPRVTRLLVPEVAAGAAIWLRDGGGVVERVAAEGWTPAREAGLRGWFPPLPSETQSWEGAEGSGVLVPLRVRGMEVGALAMAQERGARTRKEQVLAEDVARRCSMALENARLLEEARAAIAVREDFISVAAHELRTPLATLALRVQGLMGLLVRRAGVDRFVLERLEAIARQGRRLTRLVDNVLDVSLFKTGGLELEREWVDLTGLVEELMTRYSAEAIRSGSTLRLTTSGGQVRGWLDRVRVEQALSNLLANALKFGAGAEVDVALSQVGRRARVVVTDRGIGIPAEARERIFVPFERAVSSHEYGGLGLGLYLTRRIAEAHGGSIQVTSTEGAGASFVLELPVEPGRVLQGADSDSLPRAGA
- the mtgA gene encoding monofunctional biosynthetic peptidoglycan transglycosylase, whose product is MSTLDGRPEQLSGAVAPRRKSWRLKVLLAGVVLLLGFGVYEYVTLPEAASLERENPKTTALMEQRAEEAREAGKKVRRRQHWVSLSAVSKNVVAAVLVSEDAGFYGHEGLDTTEVRRALEEAWEKGKLGRGASTITQQLAKNLWLSTDRSLFRKAKELVLARRLEDALTKKRILAVYLNVVEWGNGVYGVEAGAREHFGVSASQVTVAQGAILAAMLPAPRKRSPSSGSRALWKRAHWIVDQLESVGRISSAEASAARGDIDRLLGRTPAASAEASEEEGGDDT
- a CDS encoding DUF2156 domain-containing protein; translation: MAAVGETGSDDERARALELLRRFGWNATSFQVLMPGFRYWFDPAGDAFVAYVDTGGAWVAAGAPITAEASLSRAVEGFRDAARRAGRRVCFFATEPRLTQRAPMKSLAIGEQPVWEPSRWDTVVRGSRSLREQLRRARSHGVVVREIHAEVLEDESHPTSQALERLKKRWLASRRMAPMGFLVRLSPDTFARERRAFAAEVKGEPVGFLLVSPVYARDGWFLQDLLRDPEAPNGTAEALVDAAMRAAAAEGRRYVTLGLAPLAGPVRPWLRLARACGRPLFDFEGLRAFKAKFRPDSWVPLYLAYPESQGGVLAMYDALRAFARGGLMRFGLATLLRRPRLLVHGLAVLLVPWTALLALPATARWFPSMRVQWGWVLFDVALAVGLFSLVRRWREGLATALVGLTAADACLTFVQAAAYNAPRARGPVDWLVITAAILAPATASGLLLRARDFRLPAR